The DNA segment GATGCGTTTTAGTGCTGGTGTTGAAGGTGTTCAACGTGAAGGTTTTCAGGCCGCTAAAGCTGAAGTCCAGTCCTGGTCTGTCGGTCATCGGGCGTGGAAATTTATAGCGGGCTTGGCCTTGTGCTGCTAGTTGTGCCAGGGCCGGGCCGCCGGGATAGTCGAGTCCGAGCAGTTTGGCGGTTTTGTCAAAAGCTTCGCCGGCGGCGTCGTCGAGCGATTCGCCGAGTAACCGGTAGCGGCCAACGCCGGCGACTTCGATTAGTAAAGTGTGTCCGCCTGAAATCAGCAGGGCCACGAATGGAAAAGGTGGTGGCTCGTGTTCCAGCATCGGCGCCAGTAAGTGGCCTTCCATGTGATGCACGGCTATTGCCGGTACTTGCCAGGTCCAGGCCAAGCTGCGGGCGGTGGCGGCTCCAACCAGTAGTGCTCCCATCAGGCCGGGGCCAGCCGTATAGGCGATGCCGCCGATGGCTGAAGCAGTTAGTCCGGCATCCGCCAAAACTTGCTTGATCAATGGAGTTAATTTGCGAATATGGTCGCGTGAGGCCAGCTCCGGCACTACGCCGCCGTACTCGTTATGAGTCTGTACCTGGCTGTACAATGTATGAGAAATCAGTCCTTTGTCGGCATGGTAAATGGCAACGGCGGTTTCGTCGCAGGAGGTTTCTATGCCTAAAACGTACATTAATTTTTTGAATAAAAGTATTTTGTCGGTATAATCGGGCGGTTTTACAGGGCTGGTTTCTTGCCTGAAGATTTTTTGAAATACTAACACAATTCGGATTATTGATAATGCCATCAGTTAAAGTTAAAGAAAACGAACATTTCGACATCGCAATTCGCCGCTTCAAACGTGCTTGTGAGAAAGCCGGCGTATTGGCCGAAGTGCGTCGTCGCGAGTTTTATGAAAAACCAACCACCGAGCGTAAGCGTAAAGGTGCCGCCGCAGTTAAGCGCCATCTGAAAAAATTGGCGCGCGAGCGTTATGCGTTGAAAAACCTGCGTCGTGGTCGCCCGCAAGCATAAGGTTGTTGAATATGGATTCGTTAAAGGAGCGTATCAGGGATGATATGAAGGCCTCGATGAAGAGTGGTGCCAAAGCCAGATTAGGCGTTATCCGCATGATACTGGCCGCCATTAAGCAGGTCGAGGTGGATGAGCGTGTCGAGTTGGGCGATGACAGGGTTATTGTCGTGCTCGATAAAATGCTCAAACAGCGTCGTGAATCGATCAGGCAGTACCGCGATGCCAATCGTAACGATTTGGCCGAGATTGAGGAGGCCGAGATTCTGGTCATACAGGATTTCTTGCCGCAAGCGCTGACCGAGGCCGAGATTGATCAAATGGTGATCAAGGCTATCGCCGAAACTGGTGCAGCTTCGATCAAGGATATGGGGAGCGTGATGGCGCTGCTGAAGCCGCAAATGCAGGGTCGGGCCGATATGGCGGTTGTCAGTGCAAGGATTAAGGCTGGTTTTTCCGCATAAATCGCGCCCCCGTTGTCGGTAAAATGTCCGGCAGAATCCCCAGGCAGTTTATAGATGAATTATTGGTGCGGGTCGATATTGTTGATCTGATCGATTCGCACGTCCCTCTTAAAAAAACAGGCAGTAATTTTGTTGCGCGCTGCCCGTTTCATACCGAAAAAACGCCTAGTTTCTCCGTTAACCGTAATCGGCAGATGTATCACTGTTTCGGTTGCGGTGTCAGTGGTAACGCAATTAGCTTTTTAATGGATTATAGTCATTTGGGCTTTGTCGAGGCGGTGGAGGATTTGGCTGCCTTTGTCGGTGTCGATGTGCCGCGCGAAGATGGCGGTGAATCCGATGAAGTAGTCAAGGAAAGCGCTTCGCACTTGTATGCGGTACTGGAAGAGGTGACGGCTTTTTATGCCGAGCAATTGCGTGGCGCGGAAGGGCAAAAAGCGGTCGAATATCTGAAGGGGCGTGGCGTAACGGGCGAAGTGGCTCGAGACTTCGGTTTGGGGTATGCGCCACAAGGCTGGGATGTTCTGGTCAGTCGTTTTGATCGAAAGGCTTTGGTGGATGCCGGTATGTTGGTCGTTAGGGATGATGGTAAGGTTTACGACCGTTTTCGTGGGCGTTTGATGTTTCCGATACGGGATAAGCGGAAACGGGTGATTGGTTTCGGTGGGAGAGTGTTGGATGATTCCTTGCCAAAATATCTCAATTCGCCCGAAACGCCGGTATTTTCCAAGAGTAAAGAGCTCTATGGTTTGTGCGAGCTTTTGCAAAAAAAGAACAGGCCGGAGCGGATTCTGGTGGTAGAGGGTTATATGGATGTGATCGCGTTGGCGCAATATGGTGTTTCCAATGCCGTGGCCGCCTTGGGTACCGCGACATCCAAAACCCAGATCGACTTGCTGTTTCGTTTTGCCGCCGAGTTGGTGTTTTGTTTTGACGGAGATATTGCCGGGCGTCAAGCGGCTTGGAAGGCAACCGAGGCTGCCTTGCCCTGTCTGCGGGATGGTCGGCAAATCAAGATTATGCTACTGCCTCAAGGACATGACCCGGATTCGCTGATTCGAGCCGAGGGGGTTCCGGGGTTTCTGGAACGAATTAACGGCGCAAATGTCTTATCCGATTATTTTTTTGAATCTGTCGGAGGGTCTTTGGATTTATCGACCATAGAAGGGCGGTCGCAATTAATGACGGCGGCGCGGCCACAGCTGGAAAAGGTGCCGTCCGGGTTTTTTAAGGACATGATGTGGCGGCGTCTGAATGACATGGTCGGTGGCGGTGCGCTGGAGGTTCCGAAAAATCAGTCTACACTTAGGCCACGATTCGAAAAAAATGTGACCACCAAGGTTGGGCAAAAACGACCTAGTTTGCTTCGTCGGGTTTTGGCTTTGTTGATACAGCATCCGCATTTGGAACATTTGGTTAGTCAGCGGGATTTAGAGTGGGGTGAGTTGAGTTTTTCCGGTAAGGAGTTGCTGGAAGATGTTTTGCATGTGATTGCACTTGAAAAACCCGAAAACAGCGCAATCTTATTAGAGGCATACCGCGAGTCGTCTTACGAGAAAGCGGTTAAGGCGTTGGCGGGGATGGAGCTTGATGTGCCGGAAGGTGGCGAGGAGGCCGAGTTTTCCGGCGCTTTGACTCAGTTACTGCGGCAATCCAGGGAGGATAAGTTGACCGAGCTATTGGCCAAGGAGGGGCGGGAGGGACTGAGTATTGAAGAAAAGCAGGTGTTGCGCATGTTGCTAACGCAGCGGATATAGGTGACCTAATTGTGTTTTGTCGCTATAATGGTCTGTTGTGCGGCGCCTGGTGCTGAAACGTATTGTGAGTAAAGAATGAATCAAGAACAACAGCAATCTCAACTAAAACAACTGATCGCAAAAGGCAAGGCGCAAGGGTATTTAACCTATGCGGAGGTTAACGACCATCTGCCAAGCGATATCATCGATCCCGAACAGATTGAAGATATTATTGGCATGATCAACGACATGGGTATTCAAGTCTATGAAGTTGCCCCCGATGACGACGATTCCTTGATTGCCTCCGATACGGTGGTTTCGGCCGATGACGAGGAAGAGGTTGCCGAGGTTGCGGCATTGGCTTCGGTCGACAGCGAATTTGGCCGTACCACGGATCCTGTGCGCCTGTACATGCGAGAAATGGGGTCGGTTGAGCTGTTGACTCGCGAGCAGGAGTTGAAAATCGCTAAGCGTATCGAAGAAGGCCAGCGCCAAGTTGTGAGTGCCATCGCGCGTTCCGGTTTCATTGTCGAGTCGTTTATCGAAACATTTGCCGGCGTGGCCGATGAGGAATCAAGTACTCGTCTGGGTGATCTGGTTCAGGGGTTTGTCGATTACACCGATGTCGATGAGGTGGCTGTCGAAGAGGTTGAGATCGAAGCTCCGGCGGAAGAAGCGGACGAAGACGAAGTCAAGGCCATCGATTACAACGAGGTTAAAGACAAAGTCGATTTGGTGAAAAAAGCGTTAAAGACTGCTATGGCGGCCGTCAAAAAACACGGCTATGGGCATGATAAATCAGAAAAAGCTTTTGATGCTCTTAGTGATGTGTTTTCCGAATTCAAATGGACGCCGCAGTATCTTAAAAAGATGACCTCCGTTGCGGACGATCTGATTGCCGCTATTCGCGAGCAGGAAAAGCAGGTTATGGATGTATGCGTTAAAAAAGCCAAGGTTCCGCGCCGCGAATTTATAAACGTTTTCACCGAAAACGAAACGCAGTTGAACTGGCTGGAGCAATTTATCCAGGATAATCCTAAATATGCCGATGCGTTGACTGCCAATCAGGATAAAATTAAGCAGGCTCAGCAAAGGCTGGCGGATATTGAAACCCAGCATGGCTTGAGCATCGCTCATCTGAAAAATATTTGCCGCAACATCTCGTTGGGTGAAGCCAAGGCTAGGCGTGCCAAGAAGGAAATGATCGAGGCCAACCTGCGGTTGGTGATCTCAATTGCCAAGAAATACACCAATCGTGGTTTGCAGTTCCTCGATCTGATCCAGGAGGGCAACATCGGTTTGATGAAGGCGGTCGACAAATTCGAATACCGTAGGGGTTATAAGTTTTCGACTTATGCAACCTGGTGGATACGTCAGGCCATTACCCGTTCGATTGCCGATCAAGCCAGGACCATTCGCATTCCGGTGCATATGATCGAAACCATCAACAAGCTGAATCGTGTCTCCAGACAGATTTTGCAGGAGCTTGGCCGCGAAGCGACTCCGGAAGAATTGGCCGAGCGCATGGAAATGCCGGAAGACAAAATTCGCAAGGTTCTGAAGATTGCCAAGGAACCGATTTCGATGGAAACGCCGATTGGCGACGACGAAGATTCGCATTTGGGTGATTTTATCGAAGATTCCAAGATGCTATCGCCGGTTGAATCTGCTACAATCGCCGGCCTTCGCGAATCGACGCAGAATGTTTTGGCGGGTTTGACTGCGCGAGAAGCAAAAGTGTTACGCATGCGTTTTGGTATCAATATGAATACCGACCATACTCTTGAAGAGGTGGGTAAGCAATTTGACGTTACCCGGGAAAGGATACGTCAGATCGAAGCCAAGGCGCTGAGAAAATTGCGGCATCCATCAAGATCGGAGCAATTGCGCTGCTTCCTGGATGGCGAGTAAATACCGGGCCCTTAGCTCAGTTGGTTAGAGCTTCCGACTCATAATCGGCAGGTCGTAGGTTCAAGTCCTACAGGGCCCACCATAATACCCAAGGCCGTTTTAAACGGCCTTTTCTATATTCACACTATTTAATCGTGAGGTGTGTCACCGTGAATAAAAACTATCTTTTTACCTCTGAGTCCGTATCCGAAGGTCATCCCGATAAAGTGGCCGACCAGATTTCCGACGCTGTTGTCGATGCCTTATTGGCGCAAGACCCGCGTTCCAGAGTGGCGTGCGAAACATTGGTAAAGACCGGCATGGTGATCCTTGCGGGCGAAATTACTACCGATGCCTGGGTGGATACCGAAGAACTGGTCAGAAAAGTCGTTTGTGAAATCGGTTACGACCACGGCGACATCGGTTTCGACGGTAACAGCTGTGCGGTGTTGAATGCCATCGGCAAACAATCCGCCGATATAGCGATGGGTGTGGATGAATCCGATAATCACGAACAAGGCGCGGGTGACCAAGGTTTGATGTTTGGTTATGCCAGCAACGAAACCGACGTCTTCATGCCTGCACCGATTACCTATGCGCATCGCTTAGTGGAAAGACAGGCACAGTTAAGAAAAAACAAAACGTTGCCTTGGTTACGCCCCGATGCCAAAAGCCAGGTCACCTTCCGCTACGAGAACAACAAACCGGTTGCGATCGATGCCGTGGTATTGTCGACTCAGCATGCGCCGGAAGTCGGTGGAAAAATGCTGGAAGAAGCGGTGATGGATGAAATCATCCTGCCGACGTTGCCTGCGGAATGGCTGCATAAAGATACCAAATATTTCATCAACCCTACCGGGCAATTCATTATCGGCGGCCCGGTCGGCGACTGCGGCTTGACCGGCCGTAAAATTATCGTCGACACCTACGGTGGTATGGCTCGCCACGGCGGCGGCGCCTTTTCCGGAAAAGATCCTTCTAAAGTGGATAGATCGGCTGCTTACATGGCACGTTACGTGGCGAAAAACATCGTCGCCGCGGGCCTGGCAGAGCGCTGCGAAATTCAGGTCTCCTATGCGATCGGTGTGGCCGAGCCAACTTCGATTACCGTCGAAACTTTCGGTACCGGTAAAGTCGAGGAGGATCGTCTGGTTAAAATCGTGCGCGAACATTT comes from the Methylomonas sp. LL1 genome and includes:
- the tsaD gene encoding tRNA (adenosine(37)-N6)-threonylcarbamoyltransferase complex transferase subunit TsaD — its product is MYVLGIETSCDETAVAIYHADKGLISHTLYSQVQTHNEYGGVVPELASRDHIRKLTPLIKQVLADAGLTASAIGGIAYTAGPGLMGALLVGAATARSLAWTWQVPAIAVHHMEGHLLAPMLEHEPPPFPFVALLISGGHTLLIEVAGVGRYRLLGESLDDAAGEAFDKTAKLLGLDYPGGPALAQLAAQGQARYKFPRPMTDRPGLDFSFSGLKTFTLNTFNTSTKTHQDKADIAFAFQQAMAETLAIKCKRALQQTGLDRLIVAGGVSANQEIRRQLQQMSQKERASVYFPRPEFCTDNGAMIAYAGCQRLRAGQSQPLDIFARPRWPIDELLGLD
- the rpsU gene encoding 30S ribosomal protein S21 encodes the protein MPSVKVKENEHFDIAIRRFKRACEKAGVLAEVRRREFYEKPTTERKRKGAAAVKRHLKKLARERYALKNLRRGRPQA
- a CDS encoding GatB/YqeY domain-containing protein — encoded protein: MDSLKERIRDDMKASMKSGAKARLGVIRMILAAIKQVEVDERVELGDDRVIVVLDKMLKQRRESIRQYRDANRNDLAEIEEAEILVIQDFLPQALTEAEIDQMVIKAIAETGAASIKDMGSVMALLKPQMQGRADMAVVSARIKAGFSA
- the dnaG gene encoding DNA primase, producing the protein MSGRIPRQFIDELLVRVDIVDLIDSHVPLKKTGSNFVARCPFHTEKTPSFSVNRNRQMYHCFGCGVSGNAISFLMDYSHLGFVEAVEDLAAFVGVDVPREDGGESDEVVKESASHLYAVLEEVTAFYAEQLRGAEGQKAVEYLKGRGVTGEVARDFGLGYAPQGWDVLVSRFDRKALVDAGMLVVRDDGKVYDRFRGRLMFPIRDKRKRVIGFGGRVLDDSLPKYLNSPETPVFSKSKELYGLCELLQKKNRPERILVVEGYMDVIALAQYGVSNAVAALGTATSKTQIDLLFRFAAELVFCFDGDIAGRQAAWKATEAALPCLRDGRQIKIMLLPQGHDPDSLIRAEGVPGFLERINGANVLSDYFFESVGGSLDLSTIEGRSQLMTAARPQLEKVPSGFFKDMMWRRLNDMVGGGALEVPKNQSTLRPRFEKNVTTKVGQKRPSLLRRVLALLIQHPHLEHLVSQRDLEWGELSFSGKELLEDVLHVIALEKPENSAILLEAYRESSYEKAVKALAGMELDVPEGGEEAEFSGALTQLLRQSREDKLTELLAKEGREGLSIEEKQVLRMLLTQRI
- the rpoD gene encoding RNA polymerase sigma factor RpoD, which encodes MNQEQQQSQLKQLIAKGKAQGYLTYAEVNDHLPSDIIDPEQIEDIIGMINDMGIQVYEVAPDDDDSLIASDTVVSADDEEEVAEVAALASVDSEFGRTTDPVRLYMREMGSVELLTREQELKIAKRIEEGQRQVVSAIARSGFIVESFIETFAGVADEESSTRLGDLVQGFVDYTDVDEVAVEEVEIEAPAEEADEDEVKAIDYNEVKDKVDLVKKALKTAMAAVKKHGYGHDKSEKAFDALSDVFSEFKWTPQYLKKMTSVADDLIAAIREQEKQVMDVCVKKAKVPRREFINVFTENETQLNWLEQFIQDNPKYADALTANQDKIKQAQQRLADIETQHGLSIAHLKNICRNISLGEAKARRAKKEMIEANLRLVISIAKKYTNRGLQFLDLIQEGNIGLMKAVDKFEYRRGYKFSTYATWWIRQAITRSIADQARTIRIPVHMIETINKLNRVSRQILQELGREATPEELAERMEMPEDKIRKVLKIAKEPISMETPIGDDEDSHLGDFIEDSKMLSPVESATIAGLRESTQNVLAGLTAREAKVLRMRFGINMNTDHTLEEVGKQFDVTRERIRQIEAKALRKLRHPSRSEQLRCFLDGE
- the metK gene encoding methionine adenosyltransferase; the protein is MNKNYLFTSESVSEGHPDKVADQISDAVVDALLAQDPRSRVACETLVKTGMVILAGEITTDAWVDTEELVRKVVCEIGYDHGDIGFDGNSCAVLNAIGKQSADIAMGVDESDNHEQGAGDQGLMFGYASNETDVFMPAPITYAHRLVERQAQLRKNKTLPWLRPDAKSQVTFRYENNKPVAIDAVVLSTQHAPEVGGKMLEEAVMDEIILPTLPAEWLHKDTKYFINPTGQFIIGGPVGDCGLTGRKIIVDTYGGMARHGGGAFSGKDPSKVDRSAAYMARYVAKNIVAAGLAERCEIQVSYAIGVAEPTSITVETFGTGKVEEDRLVKIVREHFDLRPKGLIAQLGLLKPIYRPTAAYGHFGRNEASFSWEKTDKAEALKDAAGI